One region of Skermanella mucosa genomic DNA includes:
- a CDS encoding tetratricopeptide repeat protein — MTPPDTAPLDLMTAGPDDDAWLSRRYYGGDLPAEAERQLHLAGRHYCDDALAESHLARAAAVAPGHRAVDLGHYKYFLYKARLAEALAYAHRMLDHASAGIGLNHSDWRQVTRRHADFDALELAPRFYLFTVKALGYLHVRAGRLGEGRAMLEKVAELDPADRIGSRPLLAVLDRREHDREGDES, encoded by the coding sequence GTGACACCGCCAGACACGGCGCCCTTGGATCTGATGACGGCCGGTCCGGACGACGATGCCTGGCTGTCGCGCCGCTACTATGGCGGCGACCTGCCGGCGGAGGCGGAGCGGCAGCTTCATCTGGCGGGCCGCCACTACTGCGACGATGCGCTGGCGGAGTCCCACCTGGCGCGCGCCGCGGCGGTCGCGCCGGGACACCGGGCTGTAGATCTGGGGCACTACAAGTACTTCCTCTACAAGGCGCGCCTGGCCGAGGCGCTGGCCTATGCCCACCGGATGCTCGACCACGCGAGCGCCGGCATCGGCCTCAACCATTCCGACTGGCGGCAGGTGACGCGCCGCCATGCCGATTTCGACGCGCTCGAACTGGCGCCGCGGTTCTACCTCTTCACGGTCAAGGCGCTGGGCTACCTGCATGTCCGGGCCGGCCGGCTTGGGGAAGGGCGGGCGATGCTGGAGAAGGTGGCCGAACTGGACCCGGCGGACCGGATCGGCTCCCGGCCCCTCCTGGCGGTCCTCGACCGGCGCGAGCACGACCGCGAGGGTGACGAATCATGA
- a CDS encoding nitrogen fixation protein NifZ: MTDQKTPEDNGPDLSSDSLPADILVAGPEGGGTGFTPPREPKYEWGIAVKATADLLNDGSHPDSPAGSLLVVKDTVGEIIRVGYAPEANNVPVYLVEFPGGKLVGCLEEEIAPVLGARAMVPGRMD; the protein is encoded by the coding sequence ATGACCGATCAGAAGACCCCCGAGGACAACGGCCCGGATCTCTCCTCCGACAGCCTCCCCGCAGACATCCTCGTCGCCGGGCCGGAAGGCGGCGGCACCGGCTTCACGCCGCCGCGCGAGCCCAAGTACGAGTGGGGCATCGCCGTCAAGGCGACGGCCGACCTGCTGAACGACGGCAGCCATCCCGACAGCCCGGCCGGAAGCCTGCTGGTGGTCAAGGACACGGTCGGCGAGATCATCCGGGTCGGGTACGCCCCGGAAGCCAACAACGTGCCGGTCTACCTGGTCGAATTCCCCGGCGGCAAGCTGGTCGGCTGCCTGGAGGAGGAGATCGCCCCGGTGCTGGGGGCCCGCGCCATGGTTCCCGGACGGATGGACTGA
- a CDS encoding nitrogen fixation protein NifZ, protein MANRNPQDANELEGPPVYEVGQKVRSLANVRNDGTYPGAPVGDVLIPAGSVGYVISIGSYLQMYHIYSVDFYEQRRVIGMRAKELEMVDALANAPQDFVRAG, encoded by the coding sequence ATGGCCAACCGTAATCCGCAGGACGCCAACGAACTGGAAGGCCCGCCCGTGTACGAGGTCGGCCAGAAGGTCCGCAGCCTCGCCAACGTCCGCAACGACGGGACATATCCCGGCGCGCCGGTCGGCGACGTGCTGATCCCGGCCGGGTCCGTCGGCTACGTGATCAGCATCGGCTCTTACCTTCAGATGTATCACATCTACAGCGTCGATTTTTACGAGCAGCGCCGGGTGATCGGCATGCGCGCGAAGGAGCTGGAGATGGTCGACGCCCTCGCGAACGCTCCCCAGGACTTCGTCCGCGCCGGCTGA
- a CDS encoding 4Fe-4S dicluster domain-containing protein gives MAYKIKASDCTVCGACEAECPNEAISFKKGTYVIDPSKCTECQGSFDAPQCAAVCPADCCVPA, from the coding sequence ATGGCCTACAAGATCAAAGCGAGCGATTGCACCGTCTGCGGCGCCTGCGAAGCCGAATGCCCGAACGAGGCGATCAGCTTCAAGAAGGGCACCTACGTGATCGACCCGTCCAAGTGCACCGAGTGCCAGGGCAGCTTCGACGCCCCGCAGTGCGCGGCCGTCTGCCCGGCCGACTGCTGCGTGCCGGCCTGA
- a CDS encoding 4Fe4S-binding leucine-rich repeat protein translates to MTFHDMDEALDWLGRPVDCAGCRFADRKADGRCQPLKACVHDRYAKRVQRFFQWNEDLAVEHLDHPYFEVRAIAVRHAPLFHVPRLMDDLDETVRASVARRLPRRLLLKMRGDPDREVRISVASRLEEGDLAPMMRDPDYSVRLRVARRVPEGMLPAMMRDEDAEVRLEVARRIGLEWLASMAWDDSQRVRLHVAQRLCPDKLAAMVNDSDWCVRYVVASRIADEYLDPLTDDPVDEVREIARRRRAGLVLQDDVP, encoded by the coding sequence ATGACGTTCCATGACATGGACGAGGCACTGGACTGGCTCGGGCGCCCGGTCGATTGCGCGGGCTGCCGCTTCGCCGACCGCAAGGCGGACGGCCGGTGCCAGCCGCTCAAGGCCTGCGTCCATGACCGCTACGCCAAGCGCGTCCAGAGATTCTTCCAGTGGAACGAGGATCTGGCGGTCGAGCATCTGGACCATCCCTATTTCGAAGTGCGCGCCATCGCGGTGCGCCACGCCCCGCTGTTCCATGTGCCGCGCCTGATGGACGACCTGGACGAGACGGTGCGCGCCAGCGTCGCCCGCCGACTTCCCCGCCGTCTGTTGCTCAAGATGCGGGGCGACCCCGACCGGGAGGTGCGGATCTCCGTCGCCAGCCGGCTGGAGGAGGGGGATCTGGCGCCGATGATGCGCGACCCGGACTATTCGGTCCGCCTGCGCGTGGCCCGCCGCGTCCCGGAAGGCATGCTTCCGGCCATGATGCGCGACGAGGACGCCGAGGTGCGGTTGGAGGTCGCCCGGCGGATCGGCCTCGAATGGCTCGCCAGCATGGCCTGGGACGACAGCCAGCGCGTCCGCCTGCACGTCGCCCAGCGGCTGTGTCCCGATAAGCTCGCCGCCATGGTCAACGATTCCGACTGGTGCGTCCGCTACGTCGTCGCGAGCCGCATCGCGGACGAGTACCTGGATCCCCTGACCGATGATCCGGTCGACGAGGTGCGCGAGATCGCGAGGCGCCGCCGCGCCGGCCTCGTGCTCCAGGACGACGTTCCATGA
- the nifB gene encoding nitrogenase cofactor biosynthesis protein NifB, with translation MNVISLDSILGVGELKSQPAPAASGCTTSSCGSSDGPSDMTPEVWEKVKNHPCYSEEAHHYYARMHVAVAPACNIQCNYCNRKYDCANESRPGVVSEKLTAEQAVRKVLAVAAEIPQLSVVGIAGPGDSLAAGAKQTIETFEQLSKLAPDIKLCLSTNGLALPDYVDRIKDLNIDHVTITINMVDPEVGQHIYPWIFYDHKRWTGIEASKILHERQMLGLEMLRDAGILAKINSVMIPGINDEHLMDVNREVKARGAFLHNIMPLISDAAHGTHFGLTGQRGPTAQELKALQDKCEGDMKLMRHCRQCRADAVGLLGEDRGSEFTAEKVMEMDIDIDGGGFTKRETYREHVEAERAQRHQSKAAAIAEVAHIAGEKPILIAVATKGGERINEHFGHAKEFQIYEVDARGAKFVGHRRVDLYCEGGSGDEDGLETIIQAINDCVAVLVAKIGGCPSKSLEAAGIEPVDRFAFEYIEESALAYYAAYTERLGTGAIREKIGADAVIRQGAYTARRA, from the coding sequence ATGAATGTAATCTCGTTGGACAGCATCCTCGGCGTGGGGGAGTTGAAGTCCCAGCCGGCACCGGCCGCTTCGGGCTGCACGACATCCAGTTGCGGCTCTTCGGACGGTCCTTCGGACATGACGCCGGAAGTATGGGAGAAGGTCAAGAACCATCCCTGCTACAGCGAAGAGGCCCACCACTACTATGCGCGCATGCATGTCGCCGTGGCTCCGGCCTGCAACATCCAATGCAACTACTGCAACCGCAAGTACGACTGCGCCAACGAGAGCCGCCCCGGCGTCGTCAGCGAGAAGCTGACCGCCGAGCAGGCCGTCCGCAAGGTGCTGGCCGTTGCCGCCGAAATCCCGCAGCTCTCCGTGGTCGGCATCGCCGGGCCGGGCGACAGCCTCGCGGCCGGCGCCAAGCAGACGATCGAGACCTTCGAGCAGCTCTCAAAGCTGGCGCCGGACATCAAGCTGTGCCTGTCCACCAACGGGCTGGCCCTGCCGGACTATGTGGACCGCATCAAGGACCTGAACATCGACCACGTCACGATCACCATCAACATGGTCGATCCCGAGGTCGGCCAGCACATCTACCCCTGGATCTTCTACGACCATAAGCGCTGGACCGGGATCGAGGCGTCGAAGATCCTCCACGAGCGCCAGATGCTGGGGCTGGAGATGCTGCGCGACGCCGGCATCCTCGCCAAGATCAACTCGGTGATGATCCCCGGCATCAACGACGAGCACCTGATGGACGTCAACCGCGAGGTCAAGGCCCGCGGCGCGTTCCTGCACAACATCATGCCGCTGATCTCCGACGCGGCGCACGGCACCCATTTCGGCCTGACCGGCCAGCGGGGACCGACCGCGCAGGAACTGAAGGCGCTCCAGGACAAGTGCGAAGGCGACATGAAGCTGATGCGCCATTGCCGCCAGTGCCGCGCCGACGCCGTCGGCCTGCTGGGCGAGGACCGGGGCTCGGAGTTCACCGCCGAGAAGGTGATGGAGATGGACATCGACATCGACGGCGGCGGCTTCACCAAGCGCGAGACCTACCGCGAGCATGTCGAGGCCGAGCGGGCCCAGCGCCACCAGTCCAAGGCCGCCGCCATCGCCGAGGTCGCCCACATCGCCGGCGAGAAGCCGATCCTGATCGCCGTGGCGACCAAGGGCGGCGAGCGGATCAACGAGCATTTCGGCCACGCCAAGGAATTCCAGATCTACGAGGTCGATGCCCGGGGCGCCAAGTTCGTCGGCCACCGCCGCGTCGATCTCTATTGCGAGGGTGGCTCCGGCGACGAGGACGGGCTGGAAACCATCATCCAGGCGATCAACGACTGCGTCGCCGTGCTGGTCGCCAAGATCGGCGGCTGCCCGAGCAAGTCCCTGGAAGCGGCCGGGATCGAGCCGGTGGACCGCTTCGCCTTCGAATACATCGAGGAATCGGCCCTGGCCTATTACGCCGCCTATACCGAGCGGCTCGGCACGGGTGCGATCCGCGAGAAGATCGGCGCCGACGCGGTGATCCGCCAGGGCGCCTATACCGCGCGGCGTGCCTGA